In the Gossypium raimondii isolate GPD5lz chromosome 9, ASM2569854v1, whole genome shotgun sequence genome, one interval contains:
- the LOC105799222 gene encoding 60S ribosomal protein L10a, with amino-acid sequence MSKLQSDALREAISTIVAQSKEKQRKFTETIELQIGLKNYDPQKDKRFSGSVKLPHIPRPKMKICMLGDAQHVEEAEKIGLDYMDVEALKKLNKNKKLVKKLAKKYHAFLASESVIKQIPRLLGPGLNKAGKFPTLVTHQESLESKVNETKAMVKFQLKKVLCMGVAVGNVAMEEKQIFQNVQMSVNFLVSLLKKNWQNVRCLYLKSTMGPSNRIF; translated from the exons ATGag TAAGCTTCAGAGTGATGCCCTTAGAGAAGCTATTTCAACCATTGTAGCTCAGTCCAAGGAGAAGCAGCGTAAGTTTACTGAGACTATTGAACTCCAGATTGGGTTGAAAAACTATGATCCCCAAAAAGACAAGCGTTTCAGTGGTTCTGTGAAGTTGCCACACATTCCTCGCCCAAAAATGAAGATCTGCATGCTTGGAGATGCCCAGCATGTTGAAGAG GCAGAGAAGATAGGTTTGGATTATATGGATGTTGAAGCACTGAAGAAgctaaacaagaacaaaaagtTGGTCAAAAAGCTTGCCAAGAAGTATCATGCTTTTTTGGCTTCTGAATCTGTCATCAAGCAGATCCCTCGTCTCCTGGGTCCTGGTCTCAACAAAGCAG GGAAATTCCCAACCCTTGTTACTCACCAGGAATCGCTAGAGTCCAAAGTGAATGAGACCAAGGCGATGGTTAAGTTCCAGCTGAAGAAGGTTCTTTGCATGGGAGTTGCCGTTGGGAATGTTGCGATGGAGGAGAAGCAGATCTTCCAAAATGTGCAAATGAGTGTCAATTTCCTGGTTTCATTGTTGAAGAAAAACTGGCAAAAT GTGAGGTGCCTCTACTTGAAGAGTACCATGGGCCCATCAAACAGGATCTTTTGA
- the LOC105799223 gene encoding 110 kDa U5 small nuclear ribonucleoprotein component CLO, with protein sequence MDDNLYDEFGNYIGPEIESDQESEGEEEEDEDLLDRHAQEEREESDGEAPPGASIWITAANDVDMDNQIVLAEDKKYYPTAEEVYGEDVETLVMDEDEQPLEQPIIKPVKNIKFEVGVKDSSTYVSTQFLIGLMSNPGLVRNVALVGHLQHGKTVFMDMLVEQTHHMKTFDENSEKHMRYTDTRIDEQERRISIKAIPMSLVLEDSNAKSYLCNIMDTPGHVNFSDEMTAALRLADGAVLIVDAAEGVMVNTERAIRHAIQESLPIVVVINKVDRLITELKLPPKDAYHKLRHTLEVINNHISAASTTAGNVPVIDPAAGNVCFADASAGWSFTLQSFAKLYVKLHGIPFDAEKFASRLWGDIYYHPDTRAFKRKPPAGGGERSFVEFVLEPLYKIYSQVIGEHRKSVESTLAELGVTLSNAAYKLNVRPLLRLACSTVFGSASGFTDMLVQHIPSPKDVAAKKVDHVYTGPKHSIIYKAMVDCDPSGPLMVNVTKLYPKSDCSVFDAFGRVYSGRIQTGQTLRVLGEGYSPDDEEDMTVKEVTKLWIYQARYRIPISSAPPGSWVLIEGVDASIMKTATLCNVDLDEDVYILRPLQFNTLPVVKTATEPLNPSELPKMVEGLRKISKSYPLAITKVEESGEHTILGTGELYLDSIMKDLRELYSEVEVKVADPVVSFCETVVESSSMKCFAETPNKKNKITMIAEPLERGLAEDIENSAVSIDWSRKQLGDFFKTKYDWDLLAARSIWAFGPDKQGPNILLDDTLPTEVDKSLLGSVRDSIVQGFQWGAREGPLCDEPIRNVKFKIVDARIASESLHRGSGQIIPTARRVAYSAFLMATPRLMEPVYYVEIQTPIDCVSAIYTVLSRRRGHVTADVPQPGTPAYIVKAFLPVIESFGFETDLRYHTQGQAFCLSVFDHWAIVPGDPLDKTIVLRPLEPAPIQHLAREFMVKTRRRKGMSEDVSINKFFDEAMVVELAQQAADLHQQMI encoded by the exons ATGGATGATAACTTGTATGATGAATTTGGGAACTATATTGGACCTGAGATTGAGTCCGACCAGGAGAGTGAAGgtgaggaagaagaagatgaagatctCCTCGACAGGCATGCCCAAGAGGAAAGAGAAGAATCTGATGGTGAGGCTCCACCTGGTGCGTCGATATGGATTACTGCAGCTAATGACGTCGATATGGACAATCAGATTGTTCTTGCTGAGGACAAGAAATATTACCCCACGGCTGAAGAGGTTTATGGTGAGGATGTTGAGACATTGGTTATGGATGAAGATGAGCAGCCTCTTGAACAACCTATTATTAAGCCTGTTAAGAATATCAAGTTTGAGGTTGGAGTTAAGGATTCTTCAACTTATGTGTCGACCCAGTTTCTTATCGGTTTGATGTCAAATCCAGGTTTGGTTCGGAATGTTGCCCTTGTTGGGCACTTGCAGCATGGGAAGACAGTGTTTATGGACATGTTGGTTGAGCAAACCCACCATATGAAAACATTTGATGAAAATAGTGAGAAGCACATGAGATACACTGATACAAGAATTGATGAGCAAGAGAGAAGGATATCTATCAAGGCAATTCCAATGTCACTTGTTCTTGAGGACAGTAATGCAAAATCCTATCTTTGTAACATCATGGACACTCCTGGTCATGTGAACTTTTCTGATGAAATGACCGCTGCTCTTAGGCTTGCTGACGGTGCTGTGTTGATTGTTGATGCTGCTGAAGGAGTGATG GTAAACACTGAGAGGGCTATACGCCATGCAATACAGGAGAGCCTACCTATTGTAGTTGTTATAAACAAG gTTGACCGGCTGATAACAGAACTCAAGTTGCCCCCAAAAGATGCTTACCATAAATTAAGGCATACACTGGAAGTAATCAATAACCACATATCTGCCGCCTCTACAACTGCTGGTAATGTTCCTGTTATTGATCCTGCTGCTGGAAATGTTTGTTTTGCTGATGCAAGTGCGGGATGGTCCTTCACTTTGCAGTCATTTGCAAAATTATATGTCAAACTTCATGGAATTCCTTTTGATGCTGAGAAGTTTGCATCTCGTCTTTGGGGAGATATTTATTATCATCCTGATACAAGggcttttaaaagaaaacctcCTGCTGGTGGAGGAGAACGATCATTTGTCGAATTCGTGCTTGAACCCCTTTATAAGATATATAGCCAGGTGATTGGTGAACATAGGAAGAGTGTAGAATCAACTCTTGCAGAGTTGGGTGTCACTCTTAGCAATGCTGCTTACAAGTTAAATGTTAGGCCTTTGCTAAGGCTGGCTTGCAGTACAGTTTTTGGTTCAGCTTCAGGCTTCACTGATATGCTGGTTCAGCACATACCATCTCCTAAGGATGTTGCAGCTAAGAAGGTTGATCACGTATACACTGGACctaaacattctattatttacAAGGCAATGGTAGATTGTGATCCTTCTGGCCCTCTTATGGTTAATGTGACCAAACTATACCCCAAGTCCGATTGTAGTGTTTTTGATGCTTTTGGTAGAGTTTACAGTGGTAGAATTCAAACAGGACAAACATTGAGAGTACTCGGAGAAGGCTATTCACCAGATGACGAGGAGGACATGACAGTGAAAGAAGTAACCAAATTATGGATCTACCAAGCTCGGTATAGAATACCCATTAGCAGTGCCCCTCCTGGTTCTTGGGTTCTCATTGAAGGTGTTGATGCTTCAATTATGAAAACTGCCACCCTTTGTAATGTGGATCTTGACGAAGATGTATACATATTGCGGCCTTTACAGTTTAATACTCTTCCTGTTGTAAAAACAGCAACTGAGCCTTTAAATCCCAGTGAGTTGCCCAAAATGGTGGAGGGGCTTCGGAAGATTAGCAAAAGCTATCCTCTAGCTATTACTAAAGTTGAGGAATCTGGTGAGCACACCATATTAGGGACTGGAGAATTGTACTTGGACTCAATCATGAAAGACCTTAGGGAGCTGTATTCTGAGGTGGAAGTTAAG GTGGCGGATCCTGTTGTTTCATTCTGTGAAACAGTGGTGGAGTCGTCTTCCATGAAATGCTTTGCTGAAACACCCAACAAGAAGAATAAAATAACTATG ATTGCAGAGCCATTGGAAAGAGGGCTTGCAGAAGACATTGAGAACAGTGCTGTAAGTATTGATTGGAGTCGGAAGCAACTTGGCGACTTCTTCAAGACAAAATATGACTGGGATTTGCTTGCTGCACGTTCCATCTGGGCATTTGGCCCTGATAAGCAG GGACCTAATATTTTATTGGATGATACACTCCCAACTGAGGTTGACAAGTCTTTGTTGGGTTCCGTCAGGGATTCTATTGTCCAAGG GTTTCAGTGGGGTGCAAGAGAAGGACCCCTCTGTGATGAACCAATAAGAAATGTTAAGTTCAAAATAGTGGACGCAAGGATTGCATCTGAATCATTGCACCGGGGATCTGGACAGATCATCCCCACAGCTCGACGTGTGGCCTATTCAGCTTTCCTTATGGCAACCCCACGGCTTATGGAACCTGTATATTATGTGGAG ATACAAACACCAATCGACTGTGTCTCTGCTATCTATACTGTTTTGTCCCGTAGACGTGGCCATGTTACAGCTGATGTGCCGCAGCCAGGAACCCCTGCTTATATTGTCAAG GCATTTTTACCTGTGATAGAGTCATTTGGATTCGAGACTGATCTAAGGTACCACACGCAAGGGCAAGCCTTTTGTCTCTCAGTATTCGACCACTGGGCCATAGTTCCTGGAGATCCCTTAGACAAGACCATAGTTTTGCGGCCTCTTGAACCTGCACCAATACAGCACCTTGCTCGGGAGTTCATGGTGAAGACGAGGCGTAGAAAG GGAATGAGTGAAGATGTGAGCATCAACAAGTTCTTTGACGAGGCTATGGTGGTGGAGTTGGCTCAGCAGGCAGCTGATCTTCATCAGCAGATGATATAA